One Drosophila kikkawai strain 14028-0561.14 chromosome 3L, DkikHiC1v2, whole genome shotgun sequence genomic window carries:
- the LOC108070559 gene encoding LON peptidase N-terminal domain and RING finger protein 2: protein MPLSQGYCVKPSSLGAKKRVLKVLRKEQHDQEQQHRHHHRQPHNVGVQCYLAGDDDSQSSLHLSYLVGESFAKIGSLPKAFDVYELIASRQCDGHVPLDKLNILASALTSHIRQMGGIATSTANPATTALKSPRMDMMPWSRYHHQEKLNQGSEFLPGARESPNESFGAASPLDLHSPTRELRVPSPLQDPEDYDPLLCPLCNDILRCPVTTNCGHTFCRQCCETITQCNICQVRFPRMQDSSPPCALTTTTTTASGPAVQASFFAAPTTNHNNANLGLMSFPVGYGVQLASSVHRLAAPPMTVTTTTVASTTATATTTMASTSAAAALGLSGYTSGHHGGSSAMKFMPDVLVRRLVEKWWGPDLQAKKISEKASSCMHLNLLDDALKFCNASLEKAPANFKSLCLRAEVLLKLSHYQSSLADIENALRTRCTSPKAHYLRALALSGLGRLEEALYNGFLAICLDKNTNLSNSEIFQHDLAKILQRLLAQMPKTRCSITASAHPGVQQQHRSYASSRQPYPLLWEQVTRRRKQQHHHHHHHLHHHHHHVHLDDVEDEFGHYDNYIMAGDDMEEEVEVEVDGGEPGSLHLDGDFLFPSALDFMDHHRHQRHVFEQKQFDLQPRRHANRKHCKRKWSAAMGSGRVAEEEENVDQTEVAGGGSQRCSRLFAGVLERTQQELQRLRKLEETGPSLAVSAVAGQLIDASDFDCVVCCRTLWKPVVTPCGHTYCLVCLDRCMDYNSPCPLCMSPLVEFNVNASASASQNQNQIHLHPGSSSPVPFALAKRPVTKFLEAAMKRFIPDHYEARFRQEIDQEPSVPVFICTTAFPAVPCPLFVCEPRYRLMVRRAVESGDKTFGIVQPNSGKSRYYDVGTILDIRDCVQLGDGCSILSTIGCKRFKILARNEKDGYETAKVEYICDEPIAEEQVKILAGMQGVVLAKASGWFESLSTEQKHEILQSYGQMPPLEPNWELISDGPAWAWWVIALLPLSQQLKVDILATTSLEKRLRAIDKTLDWLHDLRHPQQPTHHHQQAPQSPQQAHHHLDLDCEEQETGSSGADECCLFAENGSEPHTDEELLL, encoded by the exons ATGCCGCTGTCGCAGGGCTACTGCGTGAAGCCCTCCTCGCTGGGCGCCAAGAAGCGGGTGCTGAAGGTGCTCCGTAAGGAGCAGCAcgaccaggagcagcagcaccgccaccaccaccgccagcCACACAATGTCGGGGTACAGTGCTACCTGGccggcgacgacgacagccAGAGCTCGCTGCACCTGTCCTACTTGGTGGGCGAGTCCTTCGCCAAGATCGGCAGCCTGCCCAAGGCCTTCGATGTCTACGAACTGATAGCCAGCCGGCAGTGTGATGGCCATGTCCCCCTGGACAAGCTGAACATCCTGGCCAGCGCTTTGACCTCACACATCCGGCAGATGGGAGGCATAGCCACAAGCACAGCCAATCCCGCAACCACCGCGTTGAAAAGTCCCAGAATGGACATGATGCCCTGGTCGCGGTATCATCATCAGGAGAAGCTTAATCAGGGATCAGAGTTCCTGCCCGGAGCAAGGGAATCCCCCAACGAGTCCTTTGGTGCAGCCTCTCCCCTGGATTTGCACTCGCCCACGCGAGAACTAAGAGTTCCCAGTCCTCTGCAGGACCCCGAGGACTATGATCCCTTGCTGTGCCCGCTGTGCAACGACATCCTGCGCTGCCCGGTGACCACCAACTGTGGCCACACCTTCTGCCGGCAGTGCTGCGAAACGATCACGCAGTGCAACATCTGCCAGGTGCGTTTTCCGCGGATGCAGGACTCCTCGCCGCCCTGCGCCCTGACCACCACCACGACCACGGCAAGCGGTCCAGCGGTTCAGGCCAGCTTCTTTGCGGCGCCCACAACAAACCACAATAATGCGAACCTTGGACTGATGAGCTTTCCCGTGGGTTATGGAGTTCAGCTGGCATCTAGTGTCCATAGGTTGGCGGCACCGCCCATGACGGTGACCACCACTACGGTGGCTTCTACCACGGCCacggccaccaccaccatggCTTCGActtcggcagcagcagctctggGACTGAGTGGCTATACCTCTGGCCACCATGGTGGTTCGTCTGCCATGAAGTTCATGCCGGATGTTTTGGTGCGCCGATTGGTGGAGAAATGGTGGGGCCCGGACCTGCAGGCCAAGAAAATCAGCGAGAAGGCCAGCAGCTGTATGCACCTCAACCTGCTCGACGATGCCCTCAAGTTTTGCAATGCAAGCTTGGAGAAAG CGCCTGCAAATTTCAAGAGTCTCTGCCTGCGTGCCGAAGTCTTGCTCAAACTGAGTCACTATCAAAGTTCTCTGGCGGATATTGAGAATGCGCTAAGAACGCGCTGCACTTCGCCCAAG gcTCACTATTTGAGGGCTTTGGCCTTGAGCGGCTTGGGTAGACTGGAGGAGGCTTTGTACAATGGTTTTTTGGCTATTTGCCTTGATAAGAATACAAATCTCAGCAACTCGGAAATATTTCAACATGATCTCGCCAAg ATTCTCCAACGTCTCCTGGCCCAAATGCCCAAGACTCGATGCTCGATCACCGCCTCAGCTCATCCTGgtgtccagcagcagcaccgcaGCTACGCCAGCTCAAGGCAACCCTATCCCCTTTTGTGGGAGCAGGTTACAAGACGGAGGAAACAGcagcaccatcaccatcaccaccacctccatcatcaccatcaccatgtCCATTTGGACGATGTGGAGGATGAGTTTGGTCACTATGACAACTACATAATGGCCGGCGATGATATGGAGGAGGAGGTAGAAGTGGAGGTAGATGGCGGTGAGCCTGGATCCCTGCATCTGGACGGCGACTTTCTGTTTCCCAGTGCTCTGGACTTTATGGATCACCATCGCCATCAGCGGCATGTCTTTGAGCAGAAGCAATTCGATTTGCAGCCACGCCGACATGCCAATCGGAAGCACTGCAAGCGGAAATGGTCGGCGGCCATGGGTAGCGGTCGCGtggcagaggaggaggagaatgTGGATCAGACTGAGGTGGCCGGAGGAGGAAGTCAGCGGTGTAGCCGCCTATTTGCTGGTGTTTTAGAGCGCACgcagcaggagctgcagcGACTGAGAA AGCTGGAAGAAACGGGCCCATCGCTGGCGGTGAGCGCGGTGGCCGGTCAGCTGATCGATGCCAGTGACTTTGACTGCGTGGTGTGCTGCCGGACACTGTGGAAGCCGGTGGTCACCCCCTGCGGACACACGTACTGCCTGGTATGCTTGGATCGTTGCATGGATTACAACTCCCCGTGTCCATTGTGCATGTCACCACTTGTGGAATTCAATGTCaatgccagtgccagtgccagtcagaatcagaatcagatcCACCTGCATCCGGGCTCATCCTCGCCAGTTCCTTTCGCGCTGGCCAAGCGGCCAGTGACGAAGTTCCTAGAAGCCGCAATGAAACGATTCATTCCAGACCACTACGAGGCGCGTTTTCGTCAGGAGATTGACCAGGAGCCCTCCGTTCCTGTATTCATCTGTACGACAGCCTTTCCGGCTGTGCCATGTCCGCTATTTGTGTGCGAGCCCCGCTACCGGCTGATGGTGCGGCGTGCCGTTGAGTCCGGCGACAAGACCTTTGGCATTGTCCAGCCAAATAGCGGCAAGTCGCGCTACTATGATGTGGGCACCATCCTGGACATTCGCGACTGTGTACAGCTGGGCGATGGCTGCTCTATTCTCAGCACCATTGGCTGCAAGCGCTTCAAGATACTGGCGCGCAACGAGAAGGATGGCTATGAGACAGCCAAAGTGGAGTACATCTGCGACGAGCCCATTGCCGAGGAGCAGGTGAAGATCCTGGCTGGAATGCAGGGAGTGGTCTTGGCCAAGGCCAGCGGCTGGTTTGAGAGTCTGAGTACAGAGCAAAAGCATGAGATCCTGCAGAGCTATGGCCAGATGCCACCGCTGGAGCCCAACTGGGAGCTGATTAGCGATGGGCCGGCGTGGGCCTGGTGGGTCATTGCCCTGCTGCCACTTTCCCAGCAGCTGAAG GTGGATATCTTGGCCACTACCTCTTTGGAGAAGCGTCTGCGTGCCATCGACAAGACCCTGGACTGGCTGCACGATCTCAGGCATCCGCAGCAGCCTacgcaccaccaccagcaggcGCCTCAGTCCCCGCAGCAGGCACACCACCACCTCGATCTCGACTGCGAGGAGCAGGAAACGGGCTCCTCCGGAGCCGATGAGTGCTGTCTGTTTGCGGAGAACGGATCTGAGCCGCACACGGATGAAGAACTGTTGCTCTAG